One Citrobacter amalonaticus genomic window carries:
- the argG gene encoding argininosuccinate synthase, with translation MTTILKHLPVGQRIGIAFSGGLDTSAALLWMRQKGAVPYAYTANLGQPDEEDYDEIPRRAMEYGAENARLIDCRKQLVAEGIAAIQCGAFHNTTGGLTYFNTTPLGRAVTGTMLVAAMKEDGVNIWGDGSTYKGNDIERFYRYGLLTNAELQIYKPWLDTDFIDELGGRHEMSEFMIACGFDYKMSVEKAYSTDSNMLGATHEAKDLEFLNSSVKIVNPIMGVKFWDENVKIAAEEVTVRFEQGHPVALNGKTFSDDVEMMLEANRIGGRHGLGMSDQIENRIIEAKSRGIYEAPGMALLHIAYERLLTGIHNEDTIEQYHAHGRQLGRLLYQGRWFDSQALMLRDGLQRWVASQITGEVTLELRRGNDYSILNTVSDNLTYKPERLTMEKGDSVFSPDDRIGQLTMRNLDITDTREKLFGYAQSGLLTASSATGLPQVENLENKAK, from the coding sequence ATGACGACGATTCTCAAGCATCTCCCGGTAGGTCAACGTATTGGTATCGCTTTTTCCGGCGGCCTGGACACCAGCGCGGCACTGCTGTGGATGCGACAAAAAGGGGCTGTCCCATATGCATATACTGCGAACCTGGGTCAGCCAGACGAGGAGGACTATGATGAGATCCCTCGTCGTGCAATGGAATACGGTGCAGAGAACGCTCGACTGATCGACTGCCGTAAACAACTGGTTGCTGAAGGTATCGCCGCGATTCAGTGCGGTGCATTCCATAACACCACTGGCGGGCTCACCTATTTCAATACCACGCCGCTGGGTCGTGCAGTCACCGGCACCATGCTGGTTGCAGCGATGAAAGAAGATGGCGTCAATATCTGGGGCGACGGCAGCACCTATAAAGGAAACGACATCGAGCGTTTCTATCGCTATGGCCTGCTGACAAACGCTGAATTGCAGATTTACAAACCGTGGCTGGATACGGATTTTATCGATGAACTGGGCGGTCGTCATGAGATGTCTGAGTTTATGATCGCCTGCGGTTTCGACTACAAAATGTCCGTCGAAAAAGCCTACTCCACGGACTCCAACATGCTCGGCGCGACGCACGAAGCCAAAGACCTCGAGTTTCTGAATTCCAGCGTCAAGATCGTCAACCCAATAATGGGCGTGAAGTTCTGGGATGAGAACGTGAAGATCGCGGCGGAAGAAGTCACCGTTCGTTTCGAACAGGGTCATCCGGTCGCGCTGAACGGTAAGACCTTCAGTGACGATGTGGAAATGATGCTGGAAGCGAACCGCATCGGCGGTCGTCACGGTCTGGGAATGAGCGACCAGATTGAAAACCGTATTATTGAAGCCAAAAGCCGTGGTATTTACGAAGCCCCTGGGATGGCGCTGCTGCATATCGCCTATGAGCGTCTGCTGACGGGTATCCACAACGAAGACACCATCGAGCAGTATCACGCCCACGGCCGTCAGTTAGGTCGTCTGCTCTATCAGGGCCGTTGGTTCGATTCTCAGGCGCTGATGTTGCGTGATGGTCTGCAACGTTGGGTCGCCAGCCAGATTACCGGTGAAGTGACGCTGGAACTGCGTCGCGGCAACGACTATTCGATCCTCAATACCGTGTCCGACAACCTGACCTATAAGCCAGAGCGTCTGACAATGGAGAAAGGTGACTCCGTGTTCTCACCGGACGATCGTATTGGGCAGTTGACCATGCGTAACCTGGATATCACCGATACCCGCGAGAAGCTGTTCGGCTATGCACAGTCTGGTCTGCTGACCGCCTCTTCCGCAACCGGCCTGCCACAGGTTGAGAATCTGGAAAATAAAGCGAAATAA
- the rimP gene encoding ribosome maturation factor RimP, which produces MSTLEQKLTEMITAPVEALGYELVGIEFIRGRTSTLRIYIDSEDGINVDDCADVSHQVSAVLDVEDPITVAYNLEVSSPGLDRPMFTAEHYVRFLGEEVSLVLRMAVQNRRKWQGVIKAVDGEMITVTVEGKDEVFALSNIQKANLVPHF; this is translated from the coding sequence TTGTCCACATTAGAGCAAAAATTAACAGAGATGATTACAGCGCCAGTTGAAGCCTTAGGTTACGAGCTGGTCGGCATCGAATTTATTCGCGGTCGCACATCCACACTGCGCATCTATATTGATAGTGAAGATGGCATCAATGTTGATGATTGTGCTGATGTGAGCCACCAGGTGAGCGCAGTTCTGGACGTCGAAGATCCTATTACTGTGGCTTACAACCTGGAAGTCTCCTCACCGGGTCTCGACCGCCCAATGTTCACTGCTGAACACTATGTGCGTTTCCTGGGTGAAGAAGTTTCGCTGGTACTCCGCATGGCGGTACAGAATCGCCGTAAATGGCAGGGCGTTATCAAAGCGGTAGATGGTGAAATGATCACCGTCACAGTCGAAGGAAAAGATGAAGTGTTCGCGCTGAGTAATATCCAGAAGGCGAACCTGGTTCCCCACTTTTAA
- the nusA gene encoding transcription termination factor NusA produces MNKEILAVVEAVSNEKALPREKIFEALESALATATKKKYEQEIDVRVEIDRKSGDFDTFRRWVIVEEVTQPTKEITLEAARFEDESLNLGDYVEDQIESVTFDRITTQTAKQVIVQKVREAERAMVVDQFREHEGEIITGVVKKVNRDNISLDLGSNAEAVILREDMLPRENFRPGDRIRGVLYSVRPEARGAQLFVTRSKPEMLIELFRIEVPEIGEEVIEIKAAARDPGSRAKIAVKTNDKRIDPVGACVGMRGARVQAVSTELGGERIDIVLWDDNPAQFVINAMAPADVASIVVDEDKHTMDIAVEAGNLAQAIGRNGQNVRLASQLSGWELNVMTVDDLQAKHQAEAHAAIDTFTKYLDIDEEFATVLVEEGFATLEELAYVPMKELLEIDGLDEPTVEALRERAKNALTTLALAQEESLGDNKPADDLLNLEGLDRDMAFKLAARGVCTLEDLAEQGIDDLADIEGLTDEKAGELIMAARNICWFGDEA; encoded by the coding sequence ATGAACAAAGAAATTTTGGCTGTTGTTGAAGCCGTATCCAATGAAAAGGCGCTGCCACGCGAGAAAATTTTTGAAGCGTTGGAAAGTGCGCTGGCTACAGCGACAAAGAAAAAATATGAACAAGAGATTGACGTTCGCGTAGAAATCGATCGTAAAAGCGGTGATTTTGACACTTTCCGTCGTTGGGTGATTGTTGAAGAAGTGACCCAGCCGACGAAAGAAATCACACTGGAAGCCGCACGTTTTGAAGACGAAAGCCTGAACCTGGGCGATTACGTTGAAGATCAGATTGAATCTGTGACCTTTGACCGTATCACTACCCAGACCGCAAAACAGGTTATCGTACAGAAAGTTCGTGAAGCTGAACGCGCGATGGTTGTCGATCAGTTCCGTGAACACGAAGGTGAAATCATCACCGGCGTGGTGAAGAAAGTGAACCGCGACAACATCTCTTTGGATCTGGGCAGCAATGCTGAAGCTGTGATCCTGCGTGAAGATATGCTGCCGCGCGAAAACTTCCGCCCTGGCGACCGTATTCGTGGCGTTCTTTACTCTGTTCGCCCGGAAGCACGTGGCGCACAGCTGTTTGTGACGCGTTCCAAGCCGGAAATGCTGATCGAACTGTTCCGCATTGAAGTGCCGGAAATTGGCGAAGAAGTGATTGAAATTAAAGCCGCCGCTCGCGATCCGGGTTCCCGTGCGAAAATCGCGGTGAAAACCAACGACAAGCGTATCGACCCGGTTGGCGCGTGTGTCGGTATGCGTGGCGCACGCGTTCAGGCGGTTTCGACCGAGCTGGGCGGCGAGCGCATCGATATCGTCCTGTGGGATGATAACCCGGCGCAGTTCGTGATTAACGCTATGGCGCCTGCTGACGTTGCGTCTATCGTGGTGGATGAAGATAAACACACCATGGATATCGCCGTTGAAGCCGGTAACCTGGCGCAAGCAATTGGACGTAATGGTCAGAACGTCCGCCTGGCTTCGCAATTAAGCGGCTGGGAACTCAACGTGATGACCGTTGATGACCTCCAGGCTAAACATCAGGCTGAAGCACATGCTGCTATCGATACCTTCACCAAATATCTCGATATTGATGAAGAGTTCGCCACTGTTCTGGTTGAAGAAGGGTTCGCAACCCTGGAAGAACTGGCCTACGTGCCAATGAAAGAACTGCTGGAAATCGATGGCCTTGATGAGCCAACCGTTGAAGCACTGCGCGAGCGTGCTAAAAACGCACTGACCACTCTGGCACTGGCCCAGGAAGAAAGCCTCGGTGATAACAAGCCGGCTGACGATCTGCTGAATCTGGAAGGATTAGATCGCGATATGGCCTTCAAACTGGCTGCCCGTGGTGTTTGTACGCTGGAAGATCTCGCCGAACAGGGCATTGATGATCTGGCTGATATCGAAGGGTTGACCGACGAAAAAGCCGGTGAGCTGATTATGGCTGCCCGTAATATTTGCTGGTTCGGCGACGAAGCGTAA
- the infB gene encoding translation initiation factor IF-2: MTDVTVKALAAEIQTSVDRLVQQFADAGIPKSADDSVSAQEKQTLLAHLNRENGSGPDKLTLQRKTRSTLNIPGTGGKSKSVQIEVRKKRTFVKRDPQEAERLAAEEQAQREAEEQARREAEEMAKREAQQKADREAAEQAKRDAADKAKREAAEKDKVSNQQTDDMTKTAQAEKARRENEAAELKRKAEEEARRKLEEEARRVAEEARRMAEENAGAWAEQEKVEEDKSDYHVTTSQHARQAEDENDREVEGGRGRGRNTKAARPAKKGNKHAESKADREEARAAVRGGKGGKQRKGSALQQGFQKPAQAVNRDVVIGETITVGDLANKMAVKGSQVIKAMMKLGAMATINQVIDQETAQLVAEEMGHKVILRRENELEEAVMSDRDTGAAAEPRAPVVTIMGHVDHGKTSLLDYIRSTKVASGEAGGITQHIGAYHVETDNGMITFLDTPGHAAFTSMRARGAQATDIVVLVVAADDGVMPQTIEAIQHAKAAGVPVVVAVNKIDKPEADPDRVKNELSQYGILPEEWGGESQFVHVSAKAGTGIDELLDAILLQAEVLELKAVRKGMASGAVIESFLDKGRGPVATVLVREGTLHKGDIVLCGFEYGRVRAMRNELGQEVLEAGPSIPVEILGLSGVPAAGDEVTVVRDEKKAREVALYRQGKFREVKLARQQKSKLENMFANMTEGEVHEVNIVLKADVQGSVEAISDSLLKLSTDEVKVKIIGSGVGGITETDATLAAASNAILVGFNVRADASARKVIEAESLDLRYYSVIYNLIDEVKAAMSGMLSPELKQQIIGLAEVRDVFKSPKFGAIAGCMVTEGTIKRHNPIRVLRDNVVIYEGELESLRRFKDDVNEVRNGMECGIGVKNYNDVRVGDMIEVFEIIEIQRTIA, translated from the coding sequence ATGACAGATGTAACCGTAAAAGCGCTGGCCGCAGAGATACAGACCTCCGTGGATCGCCTGGTACAGCAATTTGCTGATGCCGGTATCCCGAAGTCTGCTGATGACTCTGTGTCCGCACAAGAAAAACAGACTTTACTGGCGCACCTGAACCGTGAAAATGGTTCTGGCCCGGATAAGCTGACGCTGCAGCGTAAAACGCGCAGCACCCTGAACATTCCAGGTACCGGTGGAAAAAGCAAATCGGTACAAATCGAAGTCCGCAAGAAGCGCACCTTTGTGAAACGTGATCCGCAAGAGGCCGAACGCCTTGCCGCGGAAGAGCAAGCGCAGCGTGAAGCGGAAGAGCAGGCCCGTCGTGAGGCAGAAGAAATGGCCAAACGCGAGGCGCAACAAAAAGCTGACCGTGAGGCCGCAGAACAAGCTAAGCGTGACGCCGCTGATAAAGCGAAACGCGAAGCTGCGGAAAAAGACAAAGTGAGCAATCAACAGACTGACGATATGACCAAAACCGCCCAGGCCGAGAAAGCCCGCCGTGAGAATGAAGCTGCAGAGCTGAAGCGTAAAGCGGAAGAAGAAGCACGTCGCAAGCTTGAAGAAGAAGCGCGCCGCGTAGCGGAAGAAGCTCGCCGTATGGCGGAAGAGAACGCAGGCGCGTGGGCTGAGCAGGAAAAAGTGGAAGAAGATAAGAGCGATTATCATGTCACCACTTCTCAGCACGCTCGCCAGGCCGAAGACGAAAACGATCGTGAAGTGGAAGGCGGCCGTGGCCGTGGCCGCAACACGAAAGCGGCGCGTCCGGCGAAGAAAGGCAACAAACACGCTGAATCCAAAGCTGACCGTGAAGAAGCGCGTGCCGCGGTTCGCGGCGGTAAAGGCGGCAAACAGCGTAAAGGTTCCGCACTGCAGCAGGGCTTCCAGAAGCCAGCGCAGGCCGTTAACCGTGACGTTGTGATTGGCGAAACCATCACCGTTGGCGATCTGGCGAACAAGATGGCGGTTAAAGGCTCTCAGGTCATCAAAGCGATGATGAAGCTGGGTGCAATGGCGACCATCAACCAGGTGATCGACCAGGAAACCGCACAGCTGGTTGCCGAAGAGATGGGCCACAAAGTTATCCTGCGTCGTGAGAACGAGCTGGAAGAAGCCGTAATGAGCGACCGTGATACGGGTGCTGCGGCTGAACCGCGCGCACCGGTTGTGACCATCATGGGTCACGTTGACCACGGTAAAACGTCTCTGCTGGACTACATTCGTTCAACGAAAGTGGCCTCTGGCGAAGCGGGTGGCATTACCCAGCACATCGGTGCTTACCACGTTGAAACCGACAACGGTATGATCACCTTCCTGGACACCCCGGGTCACGCCGCGTTTACCTCCATGCGTGCTCGTGGTGCGCAGGCAACGGATATCGTGGTTCTGGTTGTTGCAGCAGACGACGGCGTGATGCCGCAGACCATCGAAGCTATTCAGCACGCGAAAGCGGCGGGTGTGCCGGTTGTGGTGGCGGTGAACAAAATCGATAAGCCGGAAGCCGATCCGGATCGCGTTAAAAACGAACTGTCCCAGTACGGCATTCTGCCGGAAGAGTGGGGCGGTGAGAGCCAGTTCGTCCACGTTTCTGCAAAAGCAGGTACCGGTATCGACGAACTGCTGGATGCGATCCTGCTGCAGGCCGAAGTTCTCGAACTGAAAGCGGTCCGTAAAGGGATGGCGAGCGGTGCGGTTATCGAATCCTTCCTGGATAAAGGTCGTGGTCCGGTTGCTACCGTACTGGTGCGTGAAGGCACGCTGCACAAAGGCGATATCGTACTGTGCGGCTTCGAATACGGTCGCGTTCGTGCGATGCGTAACGAACTGGGTCAGGAAGTACTGGAAGCGGGTCCGTCCATTCCAGTGGAAATCCTGGGTCTGTCTGGTGTTCCGGCTGCCGGTGACGAAGTCACTGTGGTACGTGACGAGAAGAAAGCACGTGAAGTTGCGCTGTATCGTCAGGGCAAATTCCGTGAAGTGAAACTGGCGCGTCAGCAGAAATCTAAACTCGAGAACATGTTCGCCAACATGACCGAAGGCGAAGTTCACGAAGTGAACATCGTGCTGAAGGCCGACGTTCAGGGTTCTGTGGAAGCGATCTCCGACTCCTTGCTGAAACTGTCTACCGACGAAGTGAAAGTGAAGATCATCGGTTCTGGTGTCGGTGGTATCACCGAAACCGACGCGACCCTGGCTGCGGCGTCCAACGCGATTCTGGTTGGCTTCAACGTCCGTGCTGATGCCTCTGCACGTAAAGTGATCGAAGCAGAAAGCCTGGATCTGCGCTACTACTCCGTCATCTATAACCTGATCGACGAAGTGAAAGCGGCGATGAGCGGTATGCTGTCTCCGGAACTGAAACAGCAGATCATCGGTCTGGCTGAAGTTCGTGATGTGTTTAAATCACCGAAATTTGGTGCCATCGCGGGCTGTATGGTTACCGAAGGGACGATCAAACGTCACAACCCAATCCGCGTCCTGCGTGACAACGTGGTTATCTATGAAGGCGAGCTGGAATCCCTGCGCCGCTTCAAAGATGACGTTAACGAAGTTCGTAACGGCATGGAATGTGGTATCGGCGTGAAGAACTACAACGACGTTCGCGTTGGCGATATGATCGAAGTGTTCGAGATCATCGAGATTCAGCGTACGATCGCATAA
- the rbfA gene encoding 30S ribosome-binding factor RbfA has product MAKEFGRPQRVGQEMQKEIAIILQREIKDPRLGMMTTVSGVEMSRDLAYAKVYVTFLNDKDEDAIKAGIKALQEASGFIRSLLGKAMRLRIVPELTFFYDNSLVEGMRMSNLVTNVVKHDEERRVNPDDSKED; this is encoded by the coding sequence ATGGCGAAAGAATTCGGTCGCCCGCAGCGCGTGGGACAGGAGATGCAAAAAGAAATCGCAATCATCCTGCAGCGCGAAATTAAAGACCCGCGTCTGGGCATGATGACCACCGTTTCCGGTGTCGAAATGTCACGCGATCTGGCGTATGCCAAAGTGTATGTCACCTTCCTTAATGACAAAGATGAAGACGCTATCAAGGCGGGCATCAAAGCGTTACAGGAAGCGTCCGGTTTCATCCGTAGCCTGCTGGGTAAAGCGATGCGTCTACGTATCGTGCCGGAACTGACCTTCTTCTACGATAACTCGCTGGTGGAAGGGATGCGCATGTCCAACCTGGTGACCAACGTGGTTAAACATGACGAAGAACGTCGTGTAAACCCGGACGACAGCAAGGAGGACTAA
- the truB gene encoding tRNA pseudouridine(55) synthase TruB yields MSRPRRRGRDIHGVLLLDKPQGMSSNDVLQKVKRIYNANRAGHTGALDPLATGMLPICLGEATKFSQYLLDSDKRYRVIARLGQRTDTSDADGQIVQERPVTFTPEQLAAALDTFRGDIEQVPSMYSALKYQGKKLYEYARQGIEVPREARPITVYELLFIRHEGDELELEVHCSKGTYIRTIIDDLGEKLGCGAHVIFLRRLTVSKYPVDRMVTLERLREMVEQAEQQGIPAAQLLDPLLMPMDSPASDYPVVNLPLTSSVYFKNGNPVRTNGAPLEGLVRVTEGDDGKFIGMGEIDDEGRVAPRRLVVEYPA; encoded by the coding sequence ATGAGTCGTCCTCGTCGTCGTGGTCGCGACATTCACGGTGTCCTGCTGCTGGATAAGCCGCAGGGCATGTCCAGCAATGACGTACTGCAAAAAGTCAAACGCATCTATAACGCCAACCGCGCCGGGCATACCGGGGCGCTGGATCCGTTAGCGACCGGCATGCTGCCGATTTGCCTCGGGGAAGCGACCAAGTTTTCGCAGTATCTGCTGGATTCTGACAAGCGTTATCGGGTGATTGCCCGTCTGGGACAGCGTACAGACACGTCCGATGCCGATGGGCAAATCGTGCAGGAGCGCCCGGTCACCTTCACCCCTGAGCAATTGGCTGCCGCGCTGGACACGTTCCGCGGTGATATCGAGCAGGTGCCGTCGATGTATTCGGCGCTGAAGTATCAGGGTAAAAAACTGTACGAGTACGCGCGCCAGGGCATTGAAGTGCCACGTGAAGCCCGACCGATTACCGTTTACGAGCTGCTGTTTATCCGTCATGAAGGAGATGAACTGGAGCTGGAAGTACACTGTTCGAAAGGCACCTATATTCGTACTATTATTGACGATCTGGGTGAGAAGCTGGGATGTGGTGCGCACGTGATTTTCCTGCGTCGTCTGACGGTCAGCAAATATCCGGTGGATCGTATGGTCACACTGGAACGTCTGCGTGAAATGGTCGAACAGGCGGAGCAACAGGGGATCCCGGCAGCACAGTTGCTTGATCCACTGTTGATGCCGATGGACAGTCCAGCTTCGGACTACCCTGTCGTTAATTTGCCGCTAACCTCTTCGGTTTACTTCAAAAATGGTAACCCGGTTCGCACGAACGGCGCGCCGTTGGAAGGGTTAGTCCGTGTCACGGAAGGTGATGACGGTAAATTTATCGGTATGGGCGAGATCGACGACGAAGGTCGCGTGGCTCCTCGCCGATTAGTGGTGGAGTATCCGGCGTAG
- the rpsO gene encoding 30S ribosomal protein S15: MSLSTEATAKIVSEFGRDANDTGSTDVQVALLTAQINHLQGHFAEHKKDHHSRRGLLRMVSQRRKLLDYLKRKDVARYTALIERLGLRR; this comes from the coding sequence ATGTCTCTAAGTACTGAAGCTACAGCTAAAATCGTTTCTGAGTTCGGTCGTGATGCAAACGACACCGGTTCTACCGATGTTCAGGTTGCTCTGTTGACTGCACAGATTAACCACCTGCAGGGCCACTTTGCAGAGCACAAAAAAGATCACCACAGCCGTCGTGGTCTGCTGCGCATGGTTTCTCAGCGTCGTAAACTGCTCGACTACCTGAAACGTAAAGATGTTGCACGCTACACCGCGCTGATCGAGCGTCTGGGTCTGCGTCGCTAA
- the pnp gene encoding polyribonucleotide nucleotidyltransferase, whose amino-acid sequence MLNPIVRKFQYGQHTVTLETGMMARQATAAVMVSMDDTAVFVTVVGQKKAKPGQDFFPLTVNYQERTYAAGRIPGSFFRREGRPSEGETLIARLIDRPVRPLFPEGFVNEVQVIATVVSVNPQVNPDIVAMIGASAALSLSGIPFNGPIGAARVGYINDQYVLNPTQDELKESKLDLVVAGTEAAVLMVESEAELLSEDQMLGAVVFGHDQQQVVIKEINELVKEAGKPRWDWQPEAVNEALNARVAALAEARLSDAYRITDKQERYAQVDVIKSETIATLVAEDESLDANELGEILHAIEKNVVRSRVLAGEPRIDGREKDMIRGLDVRTGVLPRTHGSALFTRGETQALVTATLGTTRDAQNLDELMGERTDNFLFHYNFPPYCVGETGMVGSPKRREIGHGRLAKRGVLAVMPDLDKFPYTVRVVSEITESNGSSSMASVCGASLALMDAGVPIKAAVAGIAMGLVKEGDNYVVLSDILGDEDHLGDMDFKVAGSRDGISALQMDIKIEGITKEIMQVALNQAKGARLHILGVMEQAINAPRGDISQFAPRIHTIKISPDKIKDVIGKGGSVIRALTEETGTTIEIEDDGTVKIAATDGEKAKYAIRRIEEITAEIEVGRIYNGKVTRIVDFGAFVAIGGGKEGLVHISQIADKRVEKVTDYLQMGQEVPVKVLEVDRQGRVRLSIKEATEQSQPAAAPEAPASQQGE is encoded by the coding sequence TTGCTTAATCCGATCGTTCGTAAATTCCAGTACGGTCAGCATACCGTCACGCTGGAAACCGGCATGATGGCCCGTCAGGCCACTGCCGCTGTTATGGTTAGCATGGATGACACTGCGGTATTCGTGACCGTTGTCGGCCAGAAAAAAGCGAAGCCGGGCCAGGACTTCTTCCCGCTGACCGTTAACTATCAGGAGCGTACCTACGCTGCTGGCCGTATCCCAGGTAGCTTCTTCCGTCGTGAAGGCCGTCCAAGCGAAGGCGAAACCCTGATCGCGCGTCTGATTGACCGCCCGGTTCGCCCGCTGTTCCCGGAAGGTTTTGTGAACGAAGTTCAGGTTATCGCCACCGTCGTTTCCGTTAACCCGCAGGTTAACCCGGATATCGTCGCGATGATCGGTGCCTCTGCTGCACTGTCTCTGTCTGGTATTCCGTTCAACGGCCCAATCGGTGCGGCACGTGTGGGTTATATCAATGACCAGTACGTACTGAACCCGACTCAGGACGAGCTGAAAGAGAGCAAGCTGGATCTGGTGGTTGCCGGTACCGAAGCCGCCGTGCTGATGGTTGAATCCGAAGCAGAACTGCTGAGCGAAGATCAGATGCTGGGTGCTGTCGTGTTTGGTCACGATCAGCAGCAGGTTGTTATCAAAGAAATCAACGAACTGGTGAAAGAAGCCGGTAAACCACGTTGGGACTGGCAGCCAGAAGCCGTCAACGAAGCGCTGAACGCGCGCGTTGCTGCGCTGGCTGAAGCGCGCCTGAGCGACGCTTACCGCATCACCGACAAACAAGAGCGTTATGCTCAGGTTGACGTGATCAAGTCTGAAACCATCGCGACGCTGGTGGCAGAAGATGAATCCCTGGACGCTAACGAACTGGGTGAAATCCTGCACGCAATCGAGAAAAACGTGGTTCGTAGCCGCGTACTGGCCGGTGAGCCGCGTATCGATGGCCGCGAAAAAGACATGATCCGTGGTCTGGACGTGCGTACTGGCGTACTGCCGCGTACCCACGGTTCCGCCCTGTTCACCCGTGGCGAAACTCAGGCGCTGGTTACCGCGACCCTGGGTACCACCCGTGATGCGCAGAACCTCGACGAACTGATGGGCGAGCGTACTGACAACTTCCTGTTCCACTACAACTTCCCTCCGTACTGCGTCGGCGAAACCGGCATGGTAGGTTCTCCGAAGCGTCGTGAAATTGGTCACGGTCGTCTGGCGAAACGCGGCGTGCTGGCAGTGATGCCGGATCTGGATAAATTCCCGTACACCGTTCGTGTGGTTTCTGAAATCACCGAATCCAACGGTTCTTCTTCCATGGCTTCCGTGTGTGGTGCCTCCCTGGCGCTGATGGACGCAGGCGTGCCGATCAAAGCGGCCGTTGCGGGTATCGCGATGGGTCTGGTGAAAGAAGGCGACAACTACGTTGTTCTGTCTGACATCTTGGGCGACGAAGATCACCTGGGCGATATGGACTTCAAAGTTGCGGGCTCCCGTGACGGTATCTCTGCTCTGCAGATGGATATCAAAATTGAAGGTATCACCAAAGAGATCATGCAGGTTGCTCTGAACCAGGCTAAAGGTGCGCGTCTGCACATCCTGGGCGTGATGGAACAGGCGATTAATGCGCCGCGCGGCGATATTTCTCAGTTTGCACCGCGTATCCATACTATCAAGATCAGCCCGGACAAAATCAAAGACGTGATCGGTAAAGGCGGTTCTGTTATCCGTGCGCTGACCGAAGAAACCGGCACCACCATCGAAATCGAAGATGACGGTACCGTGAAAATCGCAGCAACCGACGGTGAAAAAGCGAAATACGCAATTCGCCGTATCGAAGAGATCACCGCAGAAATCGAAGTGGGCCGTATCTACAACGGTAAAGTGACCCGTATCGTTGACTTTGGTGCGTTCGTTGCCATCGGTGGCGGTAAAGAAGGTCTGGTACACATCTCGCAGATCGCAGATAAGCGCGTAGAGAAAGTGACCGATTATCTGCAGATGGGCCAGGAAGTACCGGTTAAAGTTCTGGAAGTTGATCGCCAGGGCCGTGTACGTCTGAGCATTAAAGAAGCAACTGAACAATCTCAGCCAGCGGCTGCACCGGAAGCTCCGGCTAGCCAGCAGGGCGAGTAA
- the nlpI gene encoding lipoprotein NlpI — translation MKPFLRWCFVATALTLAGCSNSTWRKSEVLAVPLQPTLQQEVILARMEQILASRALTDDERAQLLYERGVLYDSLGLRALARNDFSQALAIRPDMPEVFNYLGIYLTQAGNFDAAYEAFDSVLELDPTYNYAHLNRGIALYYGGRDKLAQDDLLAFYQDDPNDPFRSLWLYLAEQKLDEKQAKVALKQRFEKSDKEQWGWNIVEFYLGNISEATLMDRLKADATDNTSLAEHLSETNFYLGKYYLSLGDLDNATALFKLAVANNVHNFVEHRYALLELSLLGQDQDDLAESDQQ, via the coding sequence ATGAAGCCTTTTTTGCGCTGGTGTTTCGTGGCAACAGCACTCACGCTGGCTGGATGCAGTAACTCCACCTGGCGTAAGAGTGAAGTCCTCGCAGTACCATTGCAACCGACTTTGCAGCAGGAAGTGATTCTGGCACGCATGGAACAAATTCTTGCCAGTCGGGCTTTAACCGATGACGAACGCGCACAGCTTTTATATGAGCGCGGAGTGTTGTATGATAGTCTCGGTTTGAGGGCATTAGCGCGAAATGATTTTTCACAAGCGCTGGCAATCAGACCTGATATGCCTGAAGTATTCAATTACTTAGGCATTTATTTAACGCAGGCAGGCAATTTTGATGCTGCCTATGAAGCGTTTGATTCTGTACTTGAGCTTGATCCAACTTACAACTACGCGCACTTAAATCGCGGTATCGCATTGTATTACGGCGGTCGCGACAAGTTAGCGCAAGATGATCTGCTGGCGTTTTATCAAGACGATCCCAATGATCCTTTCCGCAGCCTGTGGCTTTATCTCGCTGAGCAGAAGCTCGATGAGAAGCAGGCGAAAGTCGCGCTGAAACAGCGCTTCGAGAAATCGGATAAAGAACAATGGGGATGGAACATTGTCGAGTTCTACCTGGGCAACATTAGCGAAGCAACGCTGATGGATAGGCTCAAGGCGGACGCAACGGATAACACCTCGCTCGCTGAGCATCTCAGTGAAACCAACTTCTATTTAGGTAAGTACTACCTAAGTCTGGGGGATTTGGACAACGCTACGGCATTGTTCAAACTGGCGGTGGCTAACAACGTTCATAACTTTGTTGAGCACCGATATGCATTGTTGGAATTATCGCTCCTGGGCCAGGACCAAGATGACCTGGCAGAATCGGACCAGCAATAG
- the yrbN gene encoding protein YrbN, with the protein MKIADQFHDELCRLAAINFEAHVLHG; encoded by the coding sequence ATGAAAATTGCAGATCAATTTCATGATGAGTTATGTAGACTGGCCGCCATTAATTTTGAGGCACACGTACTACATGGCTGA